The Candidatus Nomurabacteria bacterium genomic sequence CAAAGTCAAAACCTTACAAAGCAAAAATGGAAACACGTATCACTACGAACATTTAGTGCTAGCACTTGGGGCAGTTACAACATACTTCGGCATCGAAGGACTTGATCAATACGCATTCGGTATTAAGTCTGAGGAAGAGATCAAGGAACTGAAACACCATCTGTATCAAGAAATAGCCGAACAACATGAAGTCGAAAAACAATACGTTGTAATTGGCGGTGGCCCTACGGGCGTTGAGCTAGCATCGGCACTCGGCTCATACATTACACGCCTTTGCGGACATCATAAAGTTCCGCACGGTCGAATTGGAATTACACTTGTAGAGGCGGCTCCTCGTATATTGCCACGGATGCATCCAACGACGAGCAAAAGGGTGGCGGAGCAGCTTCGGGAATTAGGCGTTAAGGTTCAGGTTAATAAAAAAGTTGAGTCCGCTACTGTTGATGGGTTGGTGGTGAATGGCAAGCCGCTTTCGAGTCATACGATTATATGGACATCCGGTGTCGCTAATAATCCATTCTTTGCTGCAAATAGTGAACATTTTGAACTTGCTAAGAACGGCAAGGTTGTGGTTAATGATTATTTGCGAACTAAAGACGGTATCCATGTAATTGGAGACAACGCCTTTACGCCATATAGCGGTCTTGCGCAGACGGCACTTCATGACGCGCTCTTTGTCAGTCGCAATTTTGCCCGATGGCAGTCTCATAAGTCGCTAAAGAAATACAAGCCAACAACACCAGTTGTTAGTATTCCTGTAGGTAAGAATTGGGCGGTATTTGAGTGGCATTGGGTTAGGTTCTACGGCTGGCCGGCGTCGCTTATACGGCAAGCTGCAGATTTTATTGGCTATCATGACATTCTTCCTGTCGGTCAGGCGCTTGGCGCATGGCGTGCGCAGACGGTCATCGAGGAAGATTACTTTACGCCAACCCCTCAAGAGCAATAGGCGTATCTATGAAGGACTACGTGAGCACTTCTGTTTAATTTGGTATAATGGAGTGAATAGAAAGAAGAGGGAGTAAACATGTCTACCACCAAAAGCCAACGAATAGGTATATGGGTCATCGCTGTCGTGCTGACCGTTGGAACTATAGGATCATTTTTTGTTGTCATTCTCGCCAACAAAAATAACCAAGCAGATCAAGCTGCGCTACAAAAGCAGTACCAGAAGCAATTAGACGATTACAAAAAGTTACAGGAAGAAGCGAAAAAAGCCAACAAGCCACTGGATGGCTATTCGGCAACACCGTTTGACAAAAACAGCGTCACCAAGTTGAAAGTAGAGACGCTAAAAGAAGGTACGGGCGCAGTTGTCAAAGCTGATTCGACAATTACGGCAAATTACTTTGGCTGGACATCTGACGGTAGTATCTTTGATAGTACGAATAAAAATGACAAAGTAACGCCAATCGACTTTAGCCTAACTGGCGTGATTAAGGGGTGGACGAATGGTTTGACTGGCGCCAAAGTGGGCTCAACAGTCCGTTTGACTATACCTGCCGATCAAGCGTACGGCAGTAAGGACGATGGCTCGGGTCGACCGGTTGGTCCGCTCATGTTTGTCGTAGAAATCCAAGCATTGAAGTAGTTAATATGCTATACTTAGTATAGTAAAATATAAATATTAATTAGGGACGAATATATGGCAGAAGTAATAGACACAATAATGATCGGTGCGGGTCCAAGTTCGCTTGCAGCGGCAGTATATACCACTCGCGAAGATATTAAG encodes the following:
- a CDS encoding FAD-dependent oxidoreductase, giving the protein MKITIVGGGFGGVKTALELSKNKHNRITLISDRPDFQYYPALYGTATGHSHLESWVPLGTIFAGKMNVDVVIDNITSLDPKVKTLQSKNGNTYHYEHLVLALGAVTTYFGIEGLDQYAFGIKSEEEIKELKHHLYQEIAEQHEVEKQYVVIGGGPTGVELASALGSYITRLCGHHKVPHGRIGITLVEAAPRILPRMHPTTSKRVAEQLRELGVKVQVNKKVESATVDGLVVNGKPLSSHTIIWTSGVANNPFFAANSEHFELAKNGKVVVNDYLRTKDGIHVIGDNAFTPYSGLAQTALHDALFVSRNFARWQSHKSLKKYKPTTPVVSIPVGKNWAVFEWHWVRFYGWPASLIRQAADFIGYHDILPVGQALGAWRAQTVIEEDYFTPTPQEQ
- a CDS encoding FKBP-type peptidyl-prolyl cis-trans isomerase, which codes for MSTTKSQRIGIWVIAVVLTVGTIGSFFVVILANKNNQADQAALQKQYQKQLDDYKKLQEEAKKANKPLDGYSATPFDKNSVTKLKVETLKEGTGAVVKADSTITANYFGWTSDGSIFDSTNKNDKVTPIDFSLTGVIKGWTNGLTGAKVGSTVRLTIPADQAYGSKDDGSGRPVGPLMFVVEIQALK